Proteins encoded in a region of the Elizabethkingia bruuniana genome:
- a CDS encoding YiiX/YebB-like N1pC/P60 family cysteine hydrolase, with product MQLENGDLLLVSANGSTLSGAIDRVTQTDKSTHYSHIGMLEKEGKNYWVLHAGTRNGSERVPLDHFLRDEQNDNNHVDVYRLRTAYRKSIPNAIIVAKNWLGRPYNYSYILSDDQLYCSDFVHRSFARDSIFQLEPMTFVNPKTGKTDVAWEAFYKKQNLEVPEGKPGCNPNGMAASPKIKFLGKIKEQK from the coding sequence ATGCAGTTAGAGAACGGAGATCTTTTGCTGGTTTCGGCCAATGGTAGTACACTGTCAGGTGCTATAGACCGGGTGACTCAGACAGATAAATCAACACACTATTCCCATATCGGGATGTTAGAAAAAGAAGGTAAAAACTATTGGGTTTTGCATGCCGGTACCCGGAACGGATCTGAAAGAGTTCCTTTGGACCACTTCCTTCGGGACGAACAGAATGATAACAACCATGTAGATGTATACCGCCTGAGAACAGCTTATCGTAAAAGTATTCCCAATGCTATTATCGTTGCTAAAAATTGGCTGGGAAGACCATACAATTATAGTTATATCCTTTCCGATGATCAGTTATACTGTTCCGATTTTGTTCACAGGAGTTTTGCCAGAGATTCCATTTTTCAGTTAGAGCCAATGACTTTTGTCAATCCTAAAACCGGTAAAACCGATGTTGCATGGGAAGCTTTTTATAAAAAACAAAACCTGGAAGTACCGGAAGGCAAGCCAGGATGTAACCCCAATGGGATGGCTGCTTCGCCTAAAATAAAATTTCTTGGGAAAATAAAAGAACAGAAGTAA